In Helianthus annuus cultivar XRQ/B chromosome 3, HanXRQr2.0-SUNRISE, whole genome shotgun sequence, a single window of DNA contains:
- the LOC110920433 gene encoding uncharacterized protein LOC110920433, with protein sequence MVAGLFHGFQLPNDGPTLSSLCYADDVLFIGKWSDQNVVTLIRLLRWLGLVTGLKINNKKCKLFGIGVQEEEVARLASKLNCEAGALPFLYLGVPIGANMKRAKFWELVVSRVGARLSKWKARHLSFAGRLTLAKSVLGSIPSYYMSLFLAPKVINNKIDRIRRDFVWGITDAKKKFRWVRWESMLRSKKSGGLGVGRLSDFNLALLTKWWWRFRMNPNQLWARVIGSIHNFNYADQIIPVSKSFPGVWKDIGSMAQELSKRGIDVKHNLVVNNGSWKWRTCSDDSFSVKQVRSDLEDSMRPDLGCLAGFEWSSWAPPKANLLLWRATLGKIASRSVYLIEASLCLMSLVLGAASVMKIPTIFSLIVFGQEAFSGMCFRG encoded by the coding sequence ATGGTTGCTggtctttttcatggttttcagcTTCCAAATGATGGGCCAACTCTCTCTAGTCTTTGTTACGCTGACGATGTTCTTTTTATTGGCAAATGGTCAGATCAGAATGTGGTGACTCTCATCCGGCTTCTGAGATGGTTAGGTCTTGTCACGGGGCtgaaaattaataataaaaagtgTAAGCTTTTTGGCATTGGAGTTCAGGAGGAGGAGGTAGCTCGTTTGGCGTCTAAATTGAATTGTGAAGCTGGGGCGCTCCCGTTTTTGTATCTGGGAGTTCCAATCGGGGCTAATATGAAGCGGGCCAAATTTTGGGAACTGGTGGTGAGCAGGGTGGGAGCTAGACTATCAAAATGGAAAGCGAGACACCTTTCTTTTGCTGGTAGGCTCACTCTCGCTAAGTCGGTATTGGGGAGTATTCCTTCGTATTATATGTCGTTGTTTTTGGCTCCAAAGGTTATCAATAATAAGATTGATAGAATTAGGAGGGATTTTGTTTGGGGTATTACGGACGCTAAGAAAAAATTTAGATGGGTCAGATGGGAGTCGATGTTGCGTTCGAAAAAGTCCGGGGGTCTGGGGGTTGGGAGATTAAGTGACTTCAACTTAGCATTGTTGACTAAGTGGTGGTGGAGATTCAGAATGAATCCGAATCAGCTTTGGGCTCGTGTGATTGGTTCGATTCACAATTTCAATTATGCGGATCAAATTATTCCGGTTTCTAAGTCCTTTCCAGGGGTGTGGAAGGATATTGGCTCCATGGCTCAGGAGCTGAGTAAAAGGGGTATCGATGTTAAGCATAATCTGGTCGTTAACAATGGCAGCTGGAAATGGCGAACATGCTCGGATGACTCGTTCTCAGTTAAGCAAGTGCGTAGTGATCTTGAAGACTCGATGAGGCCAGATTTGGGATGTCTTGCAGGTTTCGAGTGGTCCAGTTGGGCTCCGCCTAAAGCTAACCTCCTTCTTTGGCGAGCTACCCTTGGTAAGATTGCGAGTCGGTCGGTTTATCTCATAGAGGCATCTCTATGCCTGATGTCTCTTGTCCTCGGTGCGGCCTCGGTAATGAAGATTCCAACCATATTTTCATTAATTGTCTTTGGGCAAGAAGCATTTAGTGGAATGTGCTTTCGTGGATAA
- the LOC110915696 gene encoding WAT1-related protein At5g40230 isoform X1: MGVEERGRMVYKDVLPFAGMMIVEFILVGGNTLYKSASVQGIDSYVFTFYVFLIGFIFLLPCIFILHRRTSVPPIKFSVAGKIIILSVIMYMSQIFGYIGLKYGSPTLSSIMSNLSPAFTFVLAFFFSMEKVHLRSYTSQAKIIGTLLSISGAITATVYSGPSLLSTSMNTDWIIGGILLASQYFLLSFALVAQAKILVEYSVDLIVVFVFGISGLLVAGLGALIMARDLESWKLRPDVVLATILYMGFTSGFFNVVVQIWVLRVKGPVYVAMFKPLTIVIAVCMGVLILGDSLQLGSVLGGCIITIGFYVVVWGKAKEDNESASTISAPLLESHEEGF, translated from the exons ATGGGTGTTGAAGAGAGAGGCAGGATGGTGTATAAAGATGTATTGCCATTTGCAGGGATGATGATAGTCGAGTTCATCCTTGTTGGAGGTAACACACTCTACAAATCAGCAAGTGTTCAAGGCATTGACTCTTACGTTTTCACCTTTTATGTCTTCCTTATTGGCTTCATCTTCCTCTTGCCATGCATCTTTATCCTGCACAG AAGGACAAGTGTCCCACCCATCAAATTCTCTGTCGCTGGGAAGATAATTATCCTAAGTGTGATCAT GTACATGTCACAAATATTCGGATATATTGGTCTCAAGTATGGTTCTCCAACTCTATCATCGATCATGAGCAACCTTTCACCAGCTTTTACCTTCGTGCTTGCATTTTTCTTCAG TATGGAAAAGGTACATTTGCGAAGCTATACCAGTCAGGCTAAAATTATAGGCACACTATTGTCGATATCAGGAGCAATTACAGCAACCGTTTATAGCGGTCCATCACTTTTATCGACCTCAATGAACACGGACTGGATTATTGGTGGCATTTTACTTGCTAGTCAATATTTTCTACTTTCGTTCGCTTTAGTTGCCCAG GCAAAGATATTGGTAGAGTATTCTGTGGACCTCATCGTAGTGTTTGTATTCGGCATAAGTGGACTGTTAGTAGCTGGACTTGGAGCGTTAATCATGGCCAGAGATTTAGAATCTTGGAAACTAAGACCTGATGTTGTTTTAGCCACTATACTATACATG GGGTTTACTTCTGGATTCTTTAACGTTGTGGTACAAATTTGGGTGCTGCGAGTGAAAGGTCCAGTGTATGTGGCCATGTTCAAGCCGTTAACAATTGTGATAGCGGTATGTATGGGTGTCTTGATCCTTGGCGATTCACTGCAACTTGGAAG TGTTTTAGGGGGCTGCATAATAACAATAGGATTTTATGTGGTAGTTTGGGGGAAAGCCAAAGAAGACAACGAAAGCGCATCGACCATCAGTGCTCCTCTGCTCGAATCACATGAAGAAGGTTTTTAA
- the LOC110915696 gene encoding WAT1-related protein At5g40230 isoform X2, whose product MGVEERGRMVYKDVLPFAGMMIVEFILVGGNTLYKSASVQGIDSYVFTFYVFLIGFIFLLPCIFILHRYMSQIFGYIGLKYGSPTLSSIMSNLSPAFTFVLAFFFSMEKVHLRSYTSQAKIIGTLLSISGAITATVYSGPSLLSTSMNTDWIIGGILLASQYFLLSFALVAQAKILVEYSVDLIVVFVFGISGLLVAGLGALIMARDLESWKLRPDVVLATILYMGFTSGFFNVVVQIWVLRVKGPVYVAMFKPLTIVIAVCMGVLILGDSLQLGSVLGGCIITIGFYVVVWGKAKEDNESASTISAPLLESHEEGF is encoded by the exons ATGGGTGTTGAAGAGAGAGGCAGGATGGTGTATAAAGATGTATTGCCATTTGCAGGGATGATGATAGTCGAGTTCATCCTTGTTGGAGGTAACACACTCTACAAATCAGCAAGTGTTCAAGGCATTGACTCTTACGTTTTCACCTTTTATGTCTTCCTTATTGGCTTCATCTTCCTCTTGCCATGCATCTTTATCCTGCACAG GTACATGTCACAAATATTCGGATATATTGGTCTCAAGTATGGTTCTCCAACTCTATCATCGATCATGAGCAACCTTTCACCAGCTTTTACCTTCGTGCTTGCATTTTTCTTCAG TATGGAAAAGGTACATTTGCGAAGCTATACCAGTCAGGCTAAAATTATAGGCACACTATTGTCGATATCAGGAGCAATTACAGCAACCGTTTATAGCGGTCCATCACTTTTATCGACCTCAATGAACACGGACTGGATTATTGGTGGCATTTTACTTGCTAGTCAATATTTTCTACTTTCGTTCGCTTTAGTTGCCCAG GCAAAGATATTGGTAGAGTATTCTGTGGACCTCATCGTAGTGTTTGTATTCGGCATAAGTGGACTGTTAGTAGCTGGACTTGGAGCGTTAATCATGGCCAGAGATTTAGAATCTTGGAAACTAAGACCTGATGTTGTTTTAGCCACTATACTATACATG GGGTTTACTTCTGGATTCTTTAACGTTGTGGTACAAATTTGGGTGCTGCGAGTGAAAGGTCCAGTGTATGTGGCCATGTTCAAGCCGTTAACAATTGTGATAGCGGTATGTATGGGTGTCTTGATCCTTGGCGATTCACTGCAACTTGGAAG TGTTTTAGGGGGCTGCATAATAACAATAGGATTTTATGTGGTAGTTTGGGGGAAAGCCAAAGAAGACAACGAAAGCGCATCGACCATCAGTGCTCCTCTGCTCGAATCACATGAAGAAGGTTTTTAA
- the LOC118490211 gene encoding glutathione S-transferase T3-like codes for MTSAKWTKVQEEALAKAWVHCSTNKKKGNQQNRDSFWRKILDHFNATVGGSNRTVHQVRSKWNPILTKINFFNGLYQQADRTRGSECKDLDVMKVALKEFKERFPNGFQHVEAWEVVRKHDKWAQVPLLGEEGEGSA; via the exons ATGACGAGCGCAAAATGGACAAAGgtccaagaagaggcgttggcgaaggcgtgggtacattgctctaccaacaaaaagaagggcaatcaacaaaaccGCGATAGTTTTTGGCGTAAGATTTTAGATCATTTTAACGCCACCGTTGGTGGAAGTAATCGGACCGtgcatcaagtacggtctaaatggaacccgatactgacgaaaataaactttttcaacggcctataccaacaagcg gatcgcacacgaggaagcgaatgtaaggatctcgacgtgatgaaagtcgctttaaaagaatttaaagagagatttccgaacggttttcaacatgtcgaggcgtgggaggtcgttcgaaaacacgacaaatgggcccaagtcccattgttgGGTGAGGAAGGGGAAGGTTCGGCATAA